In a genomic window of Occallatibacter riparius:
- a CDS encoding molybdopterin oxidoreductase family protein: MSLLQWFRSRSGLDTRAAKYAYADDPVLGYTSARKHAERWVNSTCGYCSVGCGMQLGVRENKVVSVRGNPHHPVNRGKLCPKGLAEHYAIEAEGRALYPLLRRDGALTRVSWDDALSTMAERFRAVQEKHGPESIGVISTGQLVTEEFYTLGKLVQLGIGTRHYDGNTTLCMSTAVAGYKRSFGSDGPPGAYQDLELADVILLIGANIAENHPILCTRLEANKSKTLIVVDPRVTKTAMMADLHLPIKPRSDLALINAMLRVIIDEHLYNESYVDAHTSGFDELRSSLEPYTLEYAAGITGLDEPLIRRVAHLCAGARAPFIGWTMGVNHSTKGTETVNAINNLALLTGSVGRAGASPFSITGQCNAMGTREAGFSSSLPGYRKFESEDHRNELAQIWNIDASCIPAARGLAYPDIIEAAVAGRIRALWIIGTNPIVSFPNIDVLRHALGNLDFLVVQDGFHPTPTTELAHLVLPAAIWGEKEGSYTNSERRVSKVNKAVNPPAEARSDFDIFLQLADKLGCREELFPQWQRPSDAFEEWRRVSSGRLCDYSGMTYDAIESSGGIQWPFTATSPDDPSSTRRLYADGHFETEDTRARLIPTHWAPFPEQPSSEFPFVLNTGRTVEHWHTRTKTGAISILQQLSPRAWLEMNPTDAVRLNLKPHDRVDIVSARGRVNRVELRVTEIIAAGQVFLPFHFAETNANQVTQSAFDPISREPNFKQCAVRVEKSPTAHS, from the coding sequence ATGAGCCTTCTGCAATGGTTCCGCAGCAGAAGTGGCCTCGACACCCGCGCCGCGAAATACGCCTACGCAGACGATCCGGTGCTCGGCTACACGTCCGCGCGCAAACACGCTGAGCGCTGGGTGAACAGCACCTGCGGTTATTGCTCGGTCGGTTGCGGAATGCAACTCGGCGTACGCGAGAACAAAGTAGTAAGCGTGCGCGGCAATCCACATCATCCGGTCAATCGCGGAAAACTGTGCCCCAAGGGCCTGGCCGAGCATTACGCCATTGAAGCCGAAGGCCGCGCGCTTTACCCCTTATTGCGCAGAGACGGAGCCCTCACTCGTGTCAGTTGGGATGACGCGTTAAGCACAATGGCCGAACGCTTCCGCGCAGTACAGGAGAAGCACGGTCCGGAGTCGATCGGCGTCATCAGCACCGGCCAGCTCGTCACCGAGGAGTTCTACACGCTCGGCAAGCTGGTTCAGCTCGGCATCGGAACACGCCATTACGACGGCAACACCACTCTGTGCATGTCAACGGCAGTCGCGGGTTACAAGCGCTCCTTCGGAAGCGATGGGCCGCCCGGCGCCTACCAAGACCTCGAACTCGCAGATGTGATCCTGCTGATCGGCGCGAACATCGCGGAGAACCACCCCATTCTCTGTACACGCCTCGAAGCGAACAAGAGCAAGACGCTCATCGTTGTGGATCCGCGTGTCACCAAAACAGCGATGATGGCGGATCTTCATCTGCCCATCAAGCCTCGCTCTGATCTCGCGCTTATCAATGCGATGCTCCGCGTCATCATCGACGAGCACCTCTACAACGAGTCTTACGTCGACGCGCACACCAGCGGTTTCGATGAGCTGCGTAGCTCCCTCGAACCATACACGCTGGAGTATGCCGCAGGAATCACAGGTCTTGATGAGCCTCTCATCCGCCGCGTCGCTCATCTCTGTGCCGGCGCGCGCGCTCCGTTCATCGGATGGACGATGGGCGTGAACCACAGCACCAAGGGCACCGAGACTGTAAACGCGATCAACAACCTTGCGCTGCTTACCGGAAGCGTCGGTCGCGCTGGCGCGTCTCCGTTTTCCATCACCGGACAATGCAATGCCATGGGGACGCGCGAAGCCGGCTTCAGTTCGTCGCTGCCCGGCTATCGCAAGTTTGAGTCAGAAGACCACCGCAACGAGCTGGCGCAGATCTGGAACATCGACGCCAGCTGCATCCCTGCTGCGCGCGGGCTCGCCTATCCCGACATCATTGAAGCGGCCGTCGCCGGAAGAATCCGCGCGCTGTGGATCATCGGTACAAACCCCATCGTGTCGTTTCCCAACATTGACGTGCTGCGCCACGCTCTCGGCAATCTGGACTTCCTCGTTGTGCAGGACGGCTTCCATCCCACACCCACAACAGAACTCGCTCATCTTGTCCTTCCCGCTGCCATCTGGGGCGAAAAGGAGGGCAGCTACACCAACTCAGAACGCCGCGTGAGCAAAGTGAACAAAGCCGTCAACCCGCCCGCCGAGGCGCGCTCTGATTTCGATATCTTCCTCCAGCTTGCCGACAAGCTCGGCTGTCGCGAAGAGCTGTTCCCGCAATGGCAGCGGCCTTCAGATGCCTTCGAGGAATGGCGTCGCGTATCGAGCGGCCGGCTCTGCGACTACTCAGGCATGACCTACGATGCGATCGAGTCTTCCGGCGGCATCCAGTGGCCCTTCACCGCGACCTCGCCTGACGATCCTTCAAGCACGCGCAGGCTCTATGCGGATGGACATTTCGAAACCGAAGACACTCGCGCGCGGCTCATCCCAACGCACTGGGCGCCCTTTCCCGAGCAGCCCTCTTCCGAGTTCCCTTTCGTGCTTAACACAGGACGCACAGTCGAACACTGGCACACTCGAACCAAGACTGGAGCCATCTCCATCCTGCAGCAACTGTCGCCGCGTGCCTGGCTCGAGATGAATCCCACTGATGCCGTCAGGCTCAATCTCAAGCCCCACGATCGGGTCGACATCGTGTCCGCCCGCGGCCGCGTCAATCGTGTCGAGCTCCGCGTAACCGAGATCATCGCCGCGGGACAGGTGTTTCTGCCATTCCACTTTGCCGAAACCAACGCCAATCAGGTCACGCAGAGCGCATTCGACCCCATCTCACGCGAGCCCAACTTCAAGCAGTGTGCCGTGCGCGTTGAAAAGTCCCCCACAGCACATTCCTGA
- a CDS encoding DmsC/YnfH family molybdoenzyme membrane anchor subunit yields the protein MTKCIGCKCCVVACNEQNGNPADILWRRVGEIEGGSYPFTQRHYLSIGCNHCLEPTCMTGCPVDAYSKDGLTGIVSHSADACIGCQYCTWNCSYGVPQYNPERGVVGKCDMCYGRLERGQSPACVSACPENAIQIELVNIADWRTEYKPLANSPGMPSADDSLSTTRITLPKSAPGDLRKVDITHLRIEHAHWPLIFMTVLTQLSVGVFGAIAWMQLVGRGAHDSAALIALVVALAALSASTLHLGRPIYAARAMKMWRRSWLSREVLLFTLFAAAATIYSAALFFRLAGVGFFGVCTVLLGACGVAASARLYLAPGRPAWNSPITFLEFFATTFLLGVSAADALSNGHYALNTALLLAAVAVAAAVAVKLLWLRFASRHELFASWQLLSSVLLNKLLLRAFMLIVGVSFIVAADSIYFRTLGLLLLLGGEFIGRYLFFVSVVPSNIASGYLAQEAA from the coding sequence ATGACGAAGTGCATTGGCTGCAAATGCTGCGTGGTTGCCTGCAATGAACAGAATGGCAACCCCGCCGACATTCTCTGGAGACGCGTTGGCGAGATCGAAGGAGGCTCATACCCCTTCACGCAACGCCATTACCTCTCCATCGGCTGCAATCACTGCCTGGAGCCCACGTGCATGACCGGCTGCCCCGTGGATGCCTACTCCAAGGATGGCCTCACCGGCATTGTGAGCCACAGCGCCGACGCATGCATCGGATGCCAATACTGCACCTGGAATTGCTCCTACGGAGTCCCGCAGTACAACCCGGAACGCGGCGTCGTGGGCAAATGCGATATGTGCTATGGGCGCCTGGAGCGCGGCCAGAGCCCCGCATGCGTCTCAGCCTGCCCTGAAAATGCGATCCAGATCGAGCTTGTCAACATCGCCGACTGGCGAACGGAGTACAAGCCCCTCGCCAACTCGCCCGGCATGCCTTCTGCCGATGACAGCCTGTCGACAACTCGCATCACCCTTCCTAAATCCGCCCCTGGCGATCTTCGCAAGGTCGATATCACACATCTGCGCATCGAACATGCACATTGGCCGCTGATTTTCATGACCGTGCTTACGCAGCTCTCAGTTGGCGTCTTCGGAGCGATCGCATGGATGCAGCTTGTCGGAAGAGGTGCGCACGATTCAGCGGCGCTTATCGCCTTGGTCGTCGCGCTCGCTGCTCTCAGCGCGTCCACACTTCACCTGGGCAGACCTATTTACGCTGCTCGCGCGATGAAAATGTGGCGGCGCTCCTGGCTCAGCCGGGAAGTACTCCTCTTCACGCTGTTCGCAGCCGCCGCAACCATCTACTCGGCGGCACTGTTCTTCCGCCTTGCGGGCGTGGGTTTCTTCGGTGTTTGCACTGTGCTCCTTGGAGCCTGCGGCGTAGCTGCGAGTGCCCGGCTTTACCTTGCGCCTGGCCGGCCCGCATGGAACAGCCCCATCACCTTCCTCGAGTTCTTCGCAACCACATTCCTGCTGGGAGTGTCAGCGGCCGATGCTTTGAGCAATGGCCACTATGCACTGAACACCGCATTGCTGCTGGCCGCTGTTGCCGTCGCCGCCGCCGTTGCCGTCAAGCTTCTCTGGTTGCGTTTTGCCTCGCGCCATGAGTTGTTCGCGAGCTGGCAGCTGCTTTCCTCCGTCCTGCTGAATAAGTTGCTCCTACGGGCCTTCATGCTCATCGTGGGCGTTAGCTTCATCGTCGCCGCCGACAGCATCTATTTCCGCACGCTCGGCCTTCTCCTTCTCCTTGGCGGCGAATTCATTGGACGCTATCTCTTCTTCGTAAGCGTCGTGCCCAGCAACATTGCCAGCGGCTACCTCGCGCAGGAGGCCGCATGA
- a CDS encoding uroporphyrinogen-III synthase has translation MNINQSSQKRDTMPAANFNGLRVLSLESRRAVETAKLIRTYGGEPLVAPAMREVSLESQKPVLEFAEALLRGAFDLVIFTTGVGVKALLKTVSEHMDREQFLEALRKVRIAARGPKSSSALRELQIPISVIAPEPFTWRALMGALEAKFGADLGGMNIAVQEYGTSNPELLTALAEKSISITRLPVYQWALPEDTQPLREAVIALAHGHVDVVLFMNAGQVMHLFLMAERMGYTDALHEGFRTTVVGSIGPSNTEGLNAYGVVPDYEPTQSKMGFLIKELAERSAELLQQKRMAAALHVPDDAPPPPISPLLTGESVVAPASKPEAVGVDFLHEIGSRITAADPLHVVLNRIVDFACSLIKCDSCFVYVLEDDQLVLRASKNPHSDVVDRLGIWLGQGITGWVGWHREPVAIPTNALQDPRFKRFRNLAEDSFEAFLSVPILCRSKLVGVINLQHRKPYYHTDQEVRLLSAVGYLVGAELERARLESENSELSDRLESRKVIERAKGVLQRDFGLDEESAYRAMQRESRQRRKSMREIAEAILLNEDLRKTRLNGREASA, from the coding sequence ATGAACATCAACCAGTCCAGCCAGAAAAGAGACACGATGCCGGCGGCAAACTTCAATGGTCTTCGAGTTCTGAGCCTGGAATCTCGTCGCGCGGTGGAGACGGCCAAGCTGATCCGCACCTATGGTGGGGAGCCGCTTGTGGCGCCCGCCATGCGCGAAGTCTCGCTGGAATCTCAGAAGCCGGTTCTAGAATTTGCCGAAGCGCTGCTGCGCGGAGCTTTCGACCTGGTGATCTTCACGACGGGCGTGGGCGTGAAGGCGCTGCTCAAGACAGTCTCGGAGCACATGGATCGCGAGCAGTTCCTTGAAGCACTGCGCAAGGTGAGGATTGCTGCGCGCGGTCCCAAGTCATCCAGCGCATTGCGCGAGTTGCAGATACCCATCTCGGTGATTGCGCCGGAGCCCTTTACATGGCGCGCGCTGATGGGTGCGCTCGAGGCGAAGTTCGGGGCAGACCTCGGCGGCATGAATATCGCGGTCCAGGAATACGGAACTTCGAATCCTGAGTTGCTGACGGCGCTCGCTGAAAAGAGCATCTCGATCACGCGTTTGCCCGTCTATCAATGGGCTCTGCCTGAAGATACTCAACCGTTGCGTGAAGCTGTGATCGCACTAGCCCACGGTCACGTGGACGTGGTGTTGTTCATGAATGCGGGACAGGTGATGCATCTGTTCCTGATGGCGGAGCGCATGGGCTACACCGACGCGCTACACGAGGGCTTTCGCACTACGGTGGTTGGATCGATTGGGCCCAGCAACACCGAGGGGTTGAATGCGTACGGAGTGGTTCCTGACTACGAGCCGACGCAATCGAAGATGGGTTTCCTCATCAAGGAACTGGCAGAACGCTCCGCAGAGTTATTGCAGCAGAAGCGAATGGCCGCTGCCTTGCATGTGCCGGACGATGCGCCGCCGCCGCCGATCAGCCCGCTGTTGACCGGTGAATCAGTGGTTGCGCCAGCCAGCAAACCAGAGGCAGTCGGAGTGGATTTTCTGCATGAGATCGGCAGTCGCATAACGGCGGCCGACCCGCTGCACGTGGTGCTGAACCGCATTGTCGATTTCGCCTGTTCGCTAATCAAGTGCGATTCGTGTTTTGTCTACGTCCTTGAAGATGATCAGCTTGTTCTGCGCGCGTCGAAAAATCCGCATTCTGACGTGGTCGATCGCCTGGGCATCTGGCTTGGGCAGGGCATCACAGGGTGGGTCGGATGGCATCGCGAGCCGGTAGCAATTCCAACTAATGCTCTGCAGGATCCTCGATTTAAGCGCTTCAGGAATCTGGCTGAGGACTCCTTCGAGGCGTTTCTCTCGGTCCCAATACTGTGCAGAAGCAAGCTTGTGGGCGTGATCAACCTGCAGCATCGTAAGCCCTACTACCACACCGATCAGGAAGTGCGGCTCCTCTCCGCAGTGGGTTATTTGGTGGGCGCAGAGTTGGAGCGAGCGCGACTTGAAAGCGAGAACTCGGAACTATCTGACCGGCTTGAATCGCGTAAGGTGATTGAACGCGCCAAGGGAGTTCTGCAGCGAGACTTCGGCCTCGATGAAGAATCTGCTTATCGCGCCATGCAACGGGAGAGCCGCCAGCGCAGGAAGTCGATGCGCGAGATAGCAGAGGCTATTCTGCTCAACGAAGATCTGCGTAAGACCCGCTTGAACGGACGCGAAGCCTCAGCGTAG
- a CDS encoding NirA family protein, which produces MESTSTYPTAFTSDQKEYLAGFFTGVVQQRFRPFAGMTPEGLIANDSTSGAVNLAEAVEETYHGVPVSDLCREERWKAEENPLDIWEKLLAHADANRAPAAEDLFRFKFHGLFYVAPAQDSFMLRLRIPGGRLTSHQMRGLADMAERYGSGRADLTTRANMQIREFQPRDIVRVLNTVQSLGLTSRGTGADNIRNITASPTTGIDPSELLDVSPLAEGLHYYILNSRDMYELPRKFNVAFDSGGSISVLADTNDIGFQAVRVGGGRSVPAGIYFRVLLCGITGHCQFAEDTGLLILPEQAVAVAAAMIRVFIENGDRTDRKKARLKYLVDRWGVEKFIAETEKRLAFPLLRCSAEECDPRNPIDRAGHIGVHPQRQPDLHYIGISVPVGRLPVEQMRAVAAVADQFGTGEIRLTVWQNLLIPNVHSSRVSEAVEQLREAGLDCDAGAVLRGTVACTGNRGCRYAATDTKSHAVELANFLDARFQILQPVNLHVTGCPHSCAQHCIGDIGLLGTKVMGEEGYQVVIGGGADKDQGIARELISAISYSDLPPLLEQLFRTYVERRAGEESFLDFSRRHTIDELKSFLVLKEAATR; this is translated from the coding sequence ATGGAATCCACGTCAACGTACCCCACCGCATTTACGTCTGATCAGAAGGAGTATCTCGCCGGATTTTTTACCGGCGTGGTGCAGCAGAGGTTCAGGCCTTTTGCGGGCATGACGCCTGAGGGGCTCATTGCAAATGATTCGACGAGCGGCGCGGTCAATCTGGCCGAAGCGGTGGAAGAGACATACCACGGCGTGCCGGTTTCCGATCTGTGCCGCGAGGAGCGTTGGAAAGCGGAAGAGAATCCGCTCGACATCTGGGAGAAATTGCTGGCCCATGCGGATGCGAATCGCGCGCCCGCCGCGGAAGACCTGTTCCGCTTCAAGTTTCACGGGCTCTTCTATGTGGCTCCCGCGCAGGACTCGTTCATGTTGCGTTTGCGCATTCCGGGCGGCAGGCTTACGTCGCATCAGATGCGTGGTCTTGCCGACATGGCGGAGCGCTACGGTTCGGGCCGCGCCGATCTCACCACCCGCGCGAACATGCAGATCCGCGAGTTCCAGCCCAGAGATATTGTGCGTGTCCTCAATACGGTACAGTCGCTGGGGCTGACATCGCGCGGAACGGGCGCCGACAACATCCGCAACATAACGGCTTCGCCAACTACCGGTATCGATCCAAGTGAGCTCCTGGATGTTTCCCCCTTAGCGGAAGGGCTGCACTATTACATCCTCAACTCGCGCGATATGTACGAGCTCCCGCGCAAATTCAATGTCGCATTCGATAGTGGCGGCTCCATCAGCGTGCTCGCGGATACCAACGATATCGGTTTCCAGGCGGTGCGTGTCGGCGGCGGGCGCAGCGTACCCGCGGGCATTTACTTTCGCGTGCTGCTGTGCGGAATCACCGGGCATTGTCAGTTCGCGGAAGACACGGGCCTCCTCATATTGCCGGAACAGGCCGTTGCAGTAGCAGCCGCGATGATTCGCGTGTTCATCGAAAACGGCGATCGCACAGATCGCAAGAAGGCGCGGCTGAAATATCTGGTGGACCGCTGGGGCGTGGAGAAGTTCATTGCTGAGACGGAGAAGCGTCTGGCATTTCCGCTCCTCCGCTGCAGCGCTGAGGAATGCGATCCGCGTAATCCGATTGATCGCGCCGGCCACATTGGCGTTCATCCGCAGCGCCAGCCTGATCTGCATTACATCGGAATCTCTGTTCCCGTCGGTCGCCTTCCGGTGGAACAGATGCGCGCCGTGGCTGCTGTCGCAGACCAATTTGGCACAGGCGAAATTCGTCTCACTGTGTGGCAGAACCTGCTCATCCCCAATGTGCACTCCAGCCGCGTTTCTGAAGCTGTGGAGCAACTTCGCGAGGCGGGGCTCGATTGCGATGCAGGTGCGGTGTTGCGCGGGACGGTCGCCTGCACGGGCAACCGTGGATGCCGCTACGCCGCCACGGATACGAAGTCGCATGCTGTGGAACTCGCCAACTTTCTCGATGCCCGCTTCCAGATACTGCAACCCGTCAATCTCCACGTCACAGGCTGCCCGCATTCCTGTGCACAGCACTGTATCGGGGATATCGGCCTGCTTGGCACAAAGGTGATGGGCGAAGAAGGCTACCAGGTTGTGATTGGAGGCGGCGCTGACAAGGACCAAGGCATCGCACGCGAGTTGATATCTGCGATTTCCTATTCCGATCTTCCGCCGCTTCTGGAGCAGTTGTTTCGAACGTACGTCGAGCGGCGAGCGGGTGAAGAATCATTCCTCGATTTCAGCCGGCGCCACACCATCGATGAACTCAAGTCGTTTCTTGTTTTGAAGGAGGCCGCAACGCGATGA
- a CDS encoding sulfite reductase subunit alpha: MSNSIPQIPDNAPFSPEQRAWLNGFLASLFSSAPAAASVPAGKRIAVLYASQSGTAEGLARKLAKELKAQGHTPAVSTLVGYTPAALAAESHALILASTYGDGDAPDGVQPFYEQLCLEHFPRMEKLHYSVFALGDKHYEHFCKFGADLDAKLAALGANPICSRVDSDVEVEQPFADWKAAVLAQVNKNDAARIFAPPPAAAAIAEVKSDDAVKPARVAEPSISRDNPLLARLVDKRSLTKGAAAKVTIHLAFSTEDGRLTYEAGDAFGVIPSNDPNLVAEILQRLGFNGNEQVPRGNSGSTTLHEALLHNLQITRLSRKIVQEYAKRGNCAQLLAMLLPEAQSKLEQYVSERGLIDLLVEFPGVLDDPADLVAMLPRLTPRLYSISSSPAAHAGQVHATVAVVRYFANQRERGGVCSTLLADRTTLSDRLPIYIQPNKKFRLPADPSAPIVMIGPGTGIAPFRGFLHERRALGHTGRNWLFFGGRSASADFLYREELESMRADGHLTRLDTAFSRDQEHKVYVQDRMMEHSRLFWQWLQEGASVYVCGDASRMAKDVNAAMRKIAEQEGGFSHEQAEEYMAHLKDQHRYHRDVY, encoded by the coding sequence ATGAGCAACAGCATTCCACAGATCCCTGACAATGCGCCGTTCAGCCCGGAACAGCGCGCATGGCTCAACGGCTTTCTCGCAAGCTTGTTTTCTTCCGCGCCTGCGGCCGCATCCGTTCCGGCCGGAAAGAGAATCGCGGTTCTCTACGCGTCGCAGTCAGGAACGGCTGAAGGGCTGGCACGGAAACTCGCGAAGGAGTTGAAGGCCCAAGGCCATACGCCTGCGGTTTCAACGCTGGTGGGATACACGCCTGCAGCCCTCGCAGCCGAGTCGCATGCGCTGATTCTAGCCAGCACCTATGGCGATGGCGATGCGCCTGACGGCGTGCAGCCGTTTTACGAGCAGTTGTGTCTCGAGCACTTCCCACGCATGGAGAAGCTGCACTACAGCGTTTTCGCGCTCGGCGACAAACATTACGAACACTTCTGCAAGTTCGGCGCCGACCTCGATGCCAAGCTTGCCGCTCTCGGCGCGAATCCAATCTGCAGCCGAGTCGACAGCGATGTGGAAGTCGAACAGCCCTTCGCGGATTGGAAAGCCGCCGTGCTGGCGCAAGTTAATAAGAATGACGCGGCGAGGATCTTCGCTCCGCCTCCTGCTGCAGCGGCAATCGCCGAGGTCAAGAGCGATGATGCGGTGAAGCCTGCCCGCGTAGCCGAGCCCAGCATTTCGCGCGACAACCCGCTGCTGGCTAGGCTTGTAGACAAGCGAAGCCTGACGAAGGGTGCTGCAGCCAAGGTGACCATCCACCTCGCGTTTTCAACGGAAGATGGCCGCCTGACCTACGAAGCAGGCGATGCGTTCGGCGTTATCCCAAGCAATGATCCCAATCTGGTTGCCGAGATTCTTCAGCGGCTGGGATTCAACGGCAACGAGCAGGTGCCGCGCGGCAATTCAGGATCGACCACTCTGCACGAGGCCCTGCTGCACAATCTGCAGATCACGCGGCTCAGCCGCAAGATCGTTCAGGAATATGCAAAGCGCGGTAACTGCGCGCAGTTGCTTGCCATGCTGCTACCGGAGGCGCAGAGCAAGCTGGAGCAATATGTCTCGGAACGCGGGCTGATCGATTTGCTGGTGGAGTTCCCCGGTGTCCTGGACGATCCGGCGGACCTGGTTGCGATGCTGCCTCGGTTAACGCCGCGGCTTTACTCCATTTCTTCCAGCCCCGCTGCACATGCCGGCCAGGTTCACGCCACCGTCGCCGTGGTTCGGTACTTTGCTAATCAGCGGGAACGCGGCGGCGTCTGCTCCACGTTGCTGGCGGATCGCACGACTCTGTCTGATCGCCTTCCCATCTATATACAGCCCAACAAGAAATTCCGTCTGCCCGCTGATCCAAGCGCCCCCATAGTCATGATCGGGCCCGGCACCGGCATCGCACCGTTCCGCGGATTCCTGCATGAGCGGCGCGCGCTTGGGCACACCGGCCGCAACTGGCTCTTCTTCGGAGGGCGCAGCGCATCGGCCGATTTTCTCTATCGCGAAGAACTCGAAAGCATGCGGGCTGATGGCCATCTAACGCGGCTTGATACGGCCTTCTCGCGCGACCAGGAGCACAAGGTGTATGTGCAGGATCGCATGATGGAGCACTCACGATTGTTTTGGCAGTGGCTCCAGGAGGGCGCCAGCGTTTATGTCTGCGGCGATGCCTCGCGCATGGCGAAGGACGTGAATGCTGCCATGCGGAAAATTGCAGAGCAGGAAGGCGGCTTTTCGCACGAGCAAGCGGAGGAGTACATGGCGCATTTGAAGGACCAGCACCGCTATCATCGCGACGTGTATTAA
- a CDS encoding PhzF family phenazine biosynthesis protein has protein sequence MNLSRRALIRGIAASTAGGQLIQCSAASATPAATSRRYPYVQMDVFTSQRLEGNQLVVFTDARGLTDAEMLALARETNLQETTFVFPRDTATDRSEGAKVRIFYPAGELPFAGHPTLGTANVLRMHGTSRPSTILLDLKAGKIPVVFHDDARGAFGEMTQLDPVFGKTHDRTRIAQLIGLRPDDLDPDLPIQTVSTGLGFVVVPLRTLKALQSLHLDFDKNDAYLQAAGENALDFHYVTRETGDSNACLRARNIDRFGEDPATGSASGCTAAWMVKYGVIKPEELALIRQGVEANRPSEIFVRASKTGDRVHNVRVGGYAVKVMEGVAIL, from the coding sequence ATGAACCTTTCACGACGCGCCCTCATCCGCGGTATCGCCGCTTCCACGGCAGGCGGACAGCTGATCCAGTGCTCAGCAGCCTCTGCCACCCCGGCTGCTACCTCTCGCCGCTATCCCTATGTGCAGATGGATGTATTCACGTCCCAGCGGCTCGAGGGCAACCAGCTAGTCGTGTTCACTGATGCGCGTGGTCTCACTGATGCAGAGATGCTCGCCCTCGCGCGCGAGACGAATCTGCAGGAAACCACGTTTGTGTTCCCGCGAGACACCGCGACTGACCGCAGCGAAGGAGCCAAGGTCCGCATTTTTTATCCTGCCGGCGAGTTGCCGTTTGCTGGCCATCCCACTCTCGGCACCGCCAACGTTTTGCGCATGCACGGCACCAGCCGTCCCTCCACCATTTTGCTGGACCTCAAGGCAGGCAAGATCCCGGTCGTCTTTCACGATGACGCGCGCGGCGCCTTTGGGGAGATGACTCAATTGGATCCGGTCTTCGGCAAGACACACGATCGAACCCGGATTGCTCAGTTGATCGGCCTTCGCCCGGATGATCTGGATCCAGACTTGCCCATCCAGACAGTGTCGACGGGATTGGGTTTTGTAGTTGTGCCCCTTCGCACACTCAAGGCTCTGCAAAGCCTGCACCTGGACTTTGACAAAAATGACGCGTACTTGCAGGCTGCGGGCGAGAACGCCCTGGATTTCCACTACGTCACCCGCGAGACCGGCGATTCCAACGCCTGCCTCCGGGCGCGCAACATCGATCGTTTCGGCGAGGACCCAGCTACCGGCTCTGCTTCCGGCTGCACCGCCGCATGGATGGTCAAGTATGGCGTGATCAAACCGGAGGAACTGGCGTTGATCCGCCAAGGCGTGGAGGCCAACCGGCCAAGCGAGATTTTCGTTCGGGCAAGCAAGACCGGCGACCGAGTGCATAATGTCCGCGTCGGCGGATACGCGGTGAAGGTGATGGAGGGAGTCGCGATTCTCTAG
- a CDS encoding DUF3108 domain-containing protein translates to MPSSARGRNTASSGQHTGASGKGVQVTSQSTRNNAHRMVACVRLVLWIGISGAVMPATNAADLNRDIARVKTGVFEYRDSDCGKNVGNSKITIQRLSGSGNLRFMNEANFSDGFSGFESQRWEAVTSPGFQPILARLAFVRDEEPFPIFDLSYEYGEVKGFLMRREDASAQRAKQAIDEAVPPGIVDQRIDWGAILASALEPGERIQFDVFDPVTGVGHVTAEVGSAQLIRVAAGTFRCYPVDYQIKKLNRTEHYRLFVSMRLPHIMVREDFPNGVVSELVRILAAAGDH, encoded by the coding sequence TTGCCGTCCTCCGCCAGAGGGCGGAACACGGCATCATCCGGACAACATACAGGTGCATCAGGGAAAGGCGTTCAAGTGACATCTCAATCCACTAGAAACAATGCTCATAGGATGGTGGCCTGCGTCAGACTTGTCCTCTGGATCGGCATATCCGGCGCGGTAATGCCTGCAACGAATGCTGCTGATTTGAATCGCGATATCGCGCGGGTGAAGACAGGTGTCTTTGAGTATCGCGACTCGGATTGCGGCAAGAATGTGGGCAATAGCAAGATCACGATTCAACGGCTCTCCGGCTCCGGCAATTTGAGATTCATGAATGAAGCGAACTTTTCGGATGGCTTCTCCGGCTTTGAGAGCCAGAGGTGGGAAGCGGTCACATCGCCGGGATTCCAGCCGATCCTGGCGCGGCTGGCATTTGTTCGCGACGAGGAGCCTTTTCCAATCTTCGATCTGAGCTACGAGTACGGCGAGGTCAAGGGCTTCCTCATGCGTCGTGAAGACGCTTCCGCTCAGCGCGCCAAACAGGCGATCGATGAGGCGGTACCTCCCGGCATCGTAGATCAGAGGATCGACTGGGGCGCGATTCTTGCCAGCGCCCTCGAACCGGGTGAGCGCATCCAATTCGACGTGTTCGACCCGGTGACCGGCGTGGGTCACGTGACTGCTGAAGTTGGGTCGGCTCAACTGATACGGGTCGCCGCTGGAACGTTCCGATGCTACCCAGTTGATTACCAAATCAAGAAGCTCAACAGGACGGAGCACTACCGGCTGTTTGTTTCTATGAGGCTTCCTCACATTATGGTTCGCGAAGATTTTCCAAACGGAGTGGTCTCGGAACTGGTACGAATCCTGGCGGCTGCTGGGGACCATTGA